One Acidobacteriota bacterium DNA window includes the following coding sequences:
- a CDS encoding carboxypeptidase regulatory-like domain-containing protein, with translation MYCSFIKSLFTFLLLVAMVSVGLAQAENNPPPLKRVTLYKHGVGYFERQGKVNGDQQVTFLFDAAQMNDVLKSLVVLDLGSQQTGGKISSVTFDSTKPFDKRIEEFGIRLDASNAAGLTSLLGQLKGARVEVRTGATPIIGTVVGIEKRVKVQAMERSEVQELVLIGEGGELRSIALDQIRGIKLLDTKVREDLEQYLSILQSTIHKNLRKLTISTTGTGERDLFVSYVVEAPVWKTTYRVVLDAKAKPFLQGWALVDNVQDEDWTNVTLSLVAGAPVSFIQDLQQPRYKQRPVVEMPDDLSVAPQIAEAPINGRLELVAGGGTLEGIVRDANGSVLANATVRVTQLRSGAEITANTDYAGRYKLRGLAPGRYKIEVYSTGFKSTVLDGVNLASGAVRQNNVTLEVGGVSETVTVTASAERLNTERSSISYSSAIREKDLGVDADVETQDIGELFEYRIAHPVTIRRNSSALIPILQNSIEGETVSLYNRSTREQNPMSALYLTNTSGLTLESGPVTIIENDTYAGEALTARIKPNEKRFITYAIDLGCRVSVKEDEANERATMAQFINGEMRVHYKQSKATTYTLTNLTDRAKTVYVEHAYDKDSNWQLVKTVKPAETTDNFYRFKVAVPPNASTQLIVTEELPDITNFTISNVTTNDIEIYAKANYLTPQMKQALESVVETKMQISSLNRQIAEKRLEITSIMRDQERMRDNLKAMGKSEEEKQLVQRYVSKIAQGEDQLERLRAEEKKLTEEKDSRQNQLEDRIRKLAMEHRLN, from the coding sequence ATGTACTGTTCATTCATCAAGTCTCTGTTCACGTTTTTACTCTTAGTGGCGATGGTTTCGGTCGGATTGGCTCAGGCGGAAAACAATCCGCCTCCGTTAAAACGCGTGACGCTGTATAAACACGGCGTCGGATATTTCGAGCGTCAAGGCAAGGTCAACGGTGACCAGCAAGTGACGTTTCTTTTCGACGCCGCGCAGATGAACGACGTGTTGAAGTCGCTGGTCGTGCTTGATTTGGGCAGCCAACAAACCGGTGGCAAAATTTCTTCGGTCACCTTCGATTCAACCAAACCATTCGACAAACGGATTGAAGAATTTGGCATTCGCCTGGATGCCAGTAATGCGGCGGGATTGACTTCCCTGTTAGGTCAGTTGAAAGGCGCGCGCGTTGAAGTCCGAACCGGCGCAACACCAATAATCGGAACCGTCGTCGGCATTGAAAAGCGCGTCAAGGTTCAGGCGATGGAACGGTCTGAAGTTCAGGAACTGGTGTTGATCGGCGAAGGCGGCGAGCTGCGCAGCATTGCGCTTGATCAAATTCGCGGCATCAAGTTGCTGGACACCAAAGTCCGCGAAGATTTGGAGCAATACCTTTCGATCCTGCAATCCACGATTCACAAAAACCTGCGCAAGCTGACAATTTCGACGACCGGCACTGGCGAACGTGATTTGTTTGTCAGCTACGTCGTCGAAGCTCCGGTGTGGAAAACGACCTATCGCGTGGTGCTGGATGCGAAAGCGAAACCGTTTCTGCAAGGTTGGGCGCTGGTGGACAACGTGCAGGATGAAGATTGGACAAACGTCACGCTGTCTTTGGTCGCCGGAGCGCCGGTATCGTTCATTCAGGATTTGCAGCAGCCGCGCTATAAACAGCGCCCGGTGGTTGAAATGCCCGACGATCTTTCCGTCGCGCCGCAAATCGCCGAAGCTCCGATCAATGGCCGATTGGAACTGGTCGCAGGCGGTGGAACCCTGGAAGGAATTGTCAGGGATGCCAACGGTTCAGTGCTTGCCAACGCTACGGTCAGAGTGACGCAACTGAGGTCGGGCGCGGAAATCACCGCCAACACGGATTACGCAGGCAGATACAAACTTCGCGGCCTGGCTCCTGGACGATACAAAATTGAAGTGTACAGCACCGGATTCAAAAGCACAGTGCTTGATGGAGTGAATCTGGCTTCGGGTGCTGTTCGGCAAAATAATGTCACACTGGAAGTCGGCGGAGTTTCGGAGACGGTTACGGTTACGGCGTCGGCAGAAAGGCTGAACACCGAAAGGTCGTCAATCTCTTATTCCAGCGCTATTCGCGAAAAGGATTTGGGCGTTGACGCGGACGTGGAAACGCAGGACATCGGCGAATTGTTTGAATATCGGATCGCGCATCCGGTGACGATTCGGCGCAACAGTTCGGCGCTGATTCCGATTCTGCAAAATTCCATCGAAGGCGAAACGGTTTCGCTCTATAACCGCTCGACGCGCGAACAAAATCCGATGAGCGCGTTGTACCTGACCAACACGTCGGGGCTGACGCTGGAAAGCGGGCCGGTGACGATCATCGAAAACGACACTTACGCCGGAGAAGCGTTGACCGCGCGCATCAAACCCAACGAAAAACGCTTTATTACCTACGCCATTGATCTGGGCTGCCGCGTCAGCGTCAAAGAAGACGAAGCCAACGAACGCGCGACGATGGCGCAATTCATCAACGGCGAAATGCGCGTGCATTACAAACAATCGAAGGCGACAACTTACACGCTGACGAATCTGACTGACCGCGCCAAAACCGTGTACGTCGAACACGCTTACGACAAAGATTCCAACTGGCAACTGGTCAAAACCGTCAAACCGGCGGAAACAACCGACAATTTTTATCGCTTCAAAGTCGCGGTTCCGCCGAACGCTTCGACGCAACTCATCGTGACGGAAGAACTGCCCGACATTACCAACTTCACGATTTCAAACGTCACGACCAATGACATTGAAATTTACGCCAAAGCCAATTACCTGACGCCGCAGATGAAACAGGCGCTGGAAAGCGTGGTCGAAACGAAGATGCAGATTTCCTCGCTCAACCGGCAAATCGCCGAGAAGCGTTTGGAAATCACCAGCATCATGCGCGATCAGGAACGCATGCGCGATAACCTGAAAGCGATGGGCAAAAGCGAAGAGGAAAAGCAATTGGTGCAGCGATACGTCAGCAAAATCGCCCAAGGTGAAGACCAACTGGAACGGTTACGGGCAGAAGAGAAAAAGTTGACGGAAGAAAAAGATTCCCGGCAAAACCAGTTGGAGGATCGCATTCGCAAACTGGCGATGGAACATCGGCTGAATTGA
- a CDS encoding SPOR domain-containing protein — protein MKYAKVKQGQVPPVCLALMVLVFWLLPCSAKAMAGEYAVQIAAVRSQACAENLRGGLYARGLEAYWVRIVLPQHGVFYRVRLGRFPSIETAYSYAESLLDTGLLESYAITTYEMPNSVPLRDTTQASLEVQEYIQQPPTPRDTKDLLAAIGSHQWWLPTNTRGLFLTAPQLPPINLGMTPREILVYALSRKEWRLSYDNSVLFVRAPVIASSTPAVVNLPIREFAATAAPGPAPSLSRFITIDSNLLVTAPGPSPEIVSAAPVAVSKPVERSFAPANAPLTPPPSPGMSSASVPAAKPANSVLPPVTNANVLATNTGLNAARNSSDIRRGSTPTASKGVGYGRVAPPRLQASAEMRNGQLVMRIRNLDGNRPFTGTARVTLSDDRKSRDLAPMQFDVKPEDEFVVPLNESVTPGDDWMLMVYDENGALRLLRGQTIGQKPGASAQQAQNNAQPNQPELNPPPYVTPVYDATTTPGQIPAVGTVPTPQNSNLSGSLENNSAPHSGSASDGTVDPNAPTQLTVTPKLIAVTTDNVTMEFEIASPQPLQYISVTLAAGEHRDTRQALMSTTRGRVPFLVPAAQAQGAFLFEIKDENGRTLAGGAGDFRQMVGR, from the coding sequence ATGAAATACGCGAAAGTAAAACAGGGACAGGTGCCGCCCGTTTGCTTGGCGCTGATGGTATTGGTTTTCTGGTTGTTGCCATGTTCTGCAAAGGCGATGGCCGGAGAATATGCCGTGCAGATTGCCGCCGTGCGTTCTCAGGCTTGTGCTGAGAACTTGCGCGGTGGATTGTACGCACGAGGGTTGGAAGCTTATTGGGTCAGGATTGTGTTGCCGCAACACGGCGTGTTTTATCGCGTGCGACTGGGCAGATTCCCATCCATTGAAACGGCTTATTCGTATGCTGAAAGTTTGCTGGATACCGGCTTGCTGGAATCGTACGCTATTACGACTTACGAAATGCCGAACAGTGTTCCACTTCGTGATACCACTCAGGCCTCGTTGGAAGTGCAGGAATACATTCAACAGCCTCCGACGCCCCGCGACACCAAGGATTTATTAGCCGCCATCGGTTCTCACCAATGGTGGTTGCCAACCAATACGCGCGGTTTGTTTTTGACTGCGCCACAATTGCCACCGATCAATCTGGGAATGACGCCGCGCGAAATTCTGGTTTATGCGCTCAGCCGCAAGGAATGGCGGTTGAGTTATGACAACAGCGTTTTGTTTGTACGTGCGCCCGTGATCGCTTCCAGCACTCCCGCTGTGGTGAACCTGCCTATTCGGGAGTTTGCAGCAACAGCCGCTCCGGGGCCGGCGCCATCGTTGAGCCGCTTCATTACGATTGACTCCAACCTATTGGTGACAGCCCCCGGACCTTCCCCGGAAATTGTGAGTGCTGCGCCGGTCGCCGTGTCAAAACCGGTGGAAAGGTCGTTTGCTCCGGCCAATGCGCCATTGACGCCACCACCTTCGCCGGGAATGTCATCAGCTTCCGTGCCAGCGGCGAAGCCAGCAAACTCGGTTTTGCCTCCAGTGACGAACGCAAACGTGTTGGCGACAAATACCGGGTTGAATGCCGCGCGAAACTCTTCGGATATTCGACGCGGAAGTACGCCGACCGCATCAAAAGGGGTCGGGTATGGAAGAGTCGCTCCGCCCAGACTTCAGGCTTCGGCTGAGATGCGTAACGGCCAGTTGGTTATGAGGATTCGCAACCTGGACGGGAACCGACCTTTTACAGGTACGGCGCGCGTCACGCTCAGCGACGACCGCAAGAGCCGCGATCTGGCGCCGATGCAATTCGACGTCAAACCGGAAGATGAATTCGTCGTACCGCTCAACGAATCTGTCACCCCCGGCGACGATTGGATGCTGATGGTGTATGACGAAAACGGCGCGCTTCGATTGCTGCGCGGCCAAACCATTGGCCAGAAACCAGGAGCTTCTGCTCAACAGGCGCAGAACAATGCTCAACCGAACCAGCCGGAATTGAACCCGCCGCCTTATGTGACGCCGGTGTATGACGCCACGACCACACCGGGACAAATTCCTGCGGTTGGAACCGTGCCAACACCACAGAATTCCAATTTGTCGGGTTCGCTTGAAAACAATTCGGCGCCCCATTCAGGCTCGGCCTCTGATGGAACAGTTGATCCGAATGCGCCGACTCAGTTGACCGTCACACCGAAATTGATTGCCGTCACCACGGACAACGTGACCATGGAGTTTGAAATTGCTTCCCCGCAACCGTTGCAATACATCTCGGTGACGCTGGCTGCCGGTGAGCATCGCGACACGCGGCAAGCGCTAATGTCCACCACGCGCGGCCGGGTTCCGTTCCTGGTTCCCGCCGCTCAGGCGCAGGGTGCGTTCCTGTTCGAGATCAAAGACGAAAACGGACGCACGCTCGCCGGTGGCGCAGGCGATTTCCGCCAGATGGTTGGTCGCTAA
- a CDS encoding TonB-dependent receptor codes for MLGVLGISVLLVLNAWAQTSTSRISGTVTDATGAVVPGAKVTAKDEATGVVYTQSTTGAGLYTFPSLPVGRYTISVEAKGFKTTNKTGNVLEVGTPLVVDAAMEVGAANEVINIEGGYERLQTTNATIGNVVTQKAIEALPLNGRNPLTLIVLEPGVTQRSFGGIGSGVHVNGSRDRAYNVTIDGIEANESTVPNPVSNLYRINPDNVQEYKVTTNNATAEEGRNSGASISIATRGGSNDYHGTVWEFARNTALNANDFFANARGTQKPDVKLHQYGVEGSGPVIKNKTFFFGSWQGQNVKFTQPIDQTFGFPTIYTPSVLSGKYRYFKPDPANPFKINGVTIAANSPLLVDRRTGAYAAGVHDCTSATELNCVASYDIFANDPRKIGIDPTIAKLFNSYPKPNDYAVGDGLNTATYAWNPPTQNQGPNWAARVDHTINEKNSVFARFLYADQNTKQGDPLNGRPQVFPGFAPLGEVFRASKNLSMGWRSQLTSNINNELIVGFSRFFFLFTQGEANPDFPNIPPFAFNNASVPFINTPRTARGVTTPQLLDNVGILYGAHQIGAGINFRFYQHNDQRGQPGGINVTPSLSFSASVLPPAIPSGTTTGINSTDLTRLRGTINDVLGIPARLTQVFIGDIKSDAFLPFVANGQVSLFDVGTRIKQYNAYAQDEWKVRQNLTLNYGVRMELNRAPKEAAGRVYIPNLPIDGSQGPVTFGQGETFYKTDHDLAFGPRLGIAWSPGKSGKLVVRTGYGIAFDPVSSFQVTAVMGRPPGLVTTCQSTVGTTPTAGCASVPANIRIAEGFPQALAAPTTKPSSFFTLPATLLSNAPPVAVFDPNYQMPTVHQWNLNLQYELPMGFVAQAAYIGRRGTHLQRAYDINQIDAAPILNDFKAMQANVAKGCSADGVTCPTGQTGTLISIVGYPTTIPNSPKGPLTQAFVNSGTTLTELQQGGAGSFAGRVEQTTLALKLRPNQQFGTITYIDAGGDSYYHAAQFTLRKRFERGFMFGLAYTFAKSMDDQSFDPVGASSGGGLSTTSSRAPTTIRNWRNERARSDFDRTHVMTASGVWEAPFGKGKWLDPHNGIANAIVGGWSLNGILTVMSGEPFSVRSNVRTLDNSHDSRAAIVKPIEAKLQDKAGVAGPVVFADASAFAIPAAGTDGAGRNIFISPGYWNVDLGINKTFQMTERFKLDFRAEMFNAFNHTNFDNPRDASTGSPSILSTVFGQTCCAAVAPPTTQTIIQTGEAARVIQLALKLKF; via the coding sequence CTCGGCGTTTTGGGGATCAGCGTATTGCTGGTGCTGAACGCGTGGGCACAAACCAGCACATCACGCATTAGCGGCACTGTGACCGACGCGACCGGCGCAGTTGTTCCGGGTGCGAAAGTCACCGCGAAAGACGAAGCCACTGGCGTCGTTTACACGCAATCCACCACAGGCGCAGGTCTGTATACGTTTCCGTCGCTGCCGGTGGGCCGATACACCATCAGCGTGGAGGCGAAAGGTTTCAAGACGACCAACAAAACCGGCAACGTGCTGGAAGTCGGCACGCCGTTGGTGGTTGATGCCGCAATGGAAGTCGGCGCGGCAAATGAAGTAATCAACATCGAGGGCGGTTATGAACGGTTGCAAACGACCAACGCGACCATCGGAAACGTCGTAACACAGAAAGCGATTGAAGCTCTGCCGCTCAACGGACGCAATCCGCTGACGCTGATCGTGCTGGAACCTGGCGTGACGCAGCGCAGTTTCGGCGGCATCGGTTCCGGGGTTCACGTGAATGGTTCGCGCGATCGCGCCTACAACGTGACGATTGACGGCATCGAAGCGAACGAATCCACGGTGCCCAATCCGGTTTCCAACCTGTATCGCATCAACCCAGATAATGTTCAGGAATACAAGGTCACGACCAATAACGCGACGGCGGAAGAGGGGCGCAATAGCGGCGCTTCGATTTCGATTGCGACGCGTGGCGGGTCAAACGATTATCACGGAACGGTGTGGGAATTCGCGCGTAACACGGCGCTCAATGCCAATGACTTTTTTGCCAACGCGCGCGGCACGCAGAAACCGGACGTCAAGCTGCATCAGTACGGCGTGGAAGGCAGCGGCCCGGTCATCAAAAACAAGACCTTCTTCTTCGGCAGTTGGCAGGGGCAGAACGTGAAATTCACCCAGCCGATTGACCAGACTTTTGGCTTCCCGACCATTTACACGCCGAGTGTTTTGTCGGGCAAATACCGCTACTTCAAGCCCGATCCGGCCAACCCGTTCAAGATCAACGGCGTAACCATTGCTGCGAACAGTCCATTGCTGGTGGATCGCAGGACCGGCGCCTACGCGGCCGGAGTGCATGATTGCACCAGTGCGACGGAGTTAAACTGTGTTGCCAGTTACGACATTTTCGCCAACGATCCCCGTAAAATCGGGATTGATCCGACCATTGCCAAGCTGTTTAATTCCTATCCGAAGCCGAACGATTACGCCGTCGGTGATGGATTGAATACGGCGACCTATGCCTGGAACCCGCCGACGCAGAACCAGGGGCCGAACTGGGCGGCGCGTGTTGATCACACCATCAACGAAAAGAACTCTGTGTTTGCGCGCTTCCTGTATGCTGATCAAAACACCAAACAAGGCGACCCGTTGAACGGACGCCCGCAGGTGTTTCCGGGCTTTGCGCCGCTGGGCGAAGTTTTCCGCGCCTCAAAAAACCTTTCAATGGGTTGGCGTTCGCAACTGACCTCGAATATCAACAATGAATTGATCGTCGGTTTCTCGCGTTTCTTCTTCCTGTTTACCCAGGGCGAAGCCAATCCGGATTTCCCGAATATCCCGCCGTTTGCGTTCAATAACGCCAGCGTCCCGTTCATCAATACTCCGCGCACGGCGCGTGGCGTGACGACTCCGCAATTGCTGGACAACGTCGGCATTCTGTATGGCGCGCATCAAATTGGGGCGGGAATCAACTTCCGATTTTACCAGCACAACGACCAACGCGGCCAGCCGGGCGGCATCAATGTGACGCCGTCGCTTTCGTTCAGCGCGTCGGTGTTGCCCCCGGCGATTCCCTCAGGCACGACCACCGGCATCAATTCCACGGATTTGACCCGGCTGCGCGGAACCATCAACGATGTTTTGGGAATTCCGGCCCGCCTGACGCAAGTGTTCATCGGCGACATCAAGAGCGATGCGTTCCTGCCTTTCGTGGCCAATGGACAGGTTTCGCTCTTTGACGTGGGCACACGCATCAAACAATACAATGCGTATGCACAGGATGAGTGGAAGGTGCGGCAGAATCTGACGCTCAATTACGGCGTGCGTATGGAATTGAATCGAGCGCCGAAAGAGGCCGCAGGCCGCGTTTACATTCCCAATTTACCCATAGACGGTTCGCAAGGACCTGTCACTTTTGGCCAGGGCGAAACCTTTTATAAAACCGACCATGATTTAGCGTTTGGCCCCCGCCTGGGCATTGCCTGGAGTCCGGGCAAAAGCGGCAAACTTGTTGTTCGTACGGGATACGGCATCGCCTTCGACCCGGTTTCTTCATTCCAGGTGACGGCTGTCATGGGGCGTCCTCCGGGATTGGTGACGACCTGCCAGTCAACAGTCGGCACGACGCCGACCGCCGGTTGTGCAAGCGTGCCTGCAAATATACGCATCGCAGAAGGGTTCCCGCAGGCATTGGCCGCGCCGACGACCAAACCGTCGTCATTCTTCACGCTGCCCGCGACATTGCTGAGCAATGCGCCGCCCGTTGCGGTTTTTGATCCGAATTATCAAATGCCGACGGTGCACCAATGGAACCTGAATTTGCAATACGAACTGCCGATGGGTTTCGTGGCGCAGGCCGCATACATCGGACGTCGTGGCACGCACCTGCAACGCGCTTATGACATCAACCAGATTGACGCTGCGCCAATCCTGAACGATTTCAAAGCGATGCAGGCAAACGTTGCCAAAGGCTGTTCGGCGGACGGAGTAACTTGTCCAACGGGGCAGACGGGGACGTTGATTTCAATCGTCGGCTATCCGACGACGATTCCGAACAGTCCGAAAGGGCCGCTCACCCAAGCGTTTGTTAATTCCGGCACCACGCTCACCGAATTGCAGCAAGGCGGCGCGGGCAGCTTCGCCGGTCGCGTCGAACAAACGACACTTGCGCTCAAGCTGCGTCCGAATCAGCAGTTCGGAACCATCACTTACATTGATGCGGGTGGCGATTCGTATTACCACGCGGCGCAATTTACGCTGCGCAAACGGTTCGAACGTGGCTTTATGTTTGGCCTGGCTTATACCTTTGCCAAATCCATGGACGACCAGTCGTTTGACCCGGTCGGAGCGTCCTCCGGCGGCGGTTTGTCCACCACCAGTTCGCGCGCGCCGACAACTATCCGCAACTGGCGCAACGAACGTGCGCGTTCGGATTTCGACCGCACGCACGTCATGACGGCCAGCGGCGTTTGGGAAGCGCCGTTTGGCAAAGGCAAATGGCTGGATCCGCACAACGGCATTGCCAATGCCATCGTTGGTGGTTGGAGCTTGAATGGCATTCTGACCGTGATGTCCGGCGAACCATTCTCCGTGCGCAGCAATGTCCGTACCCTGGACAATTCGCACGATTCACGCGCCGCCATCGTCAAACCGATCGAAGCGAAATTGCAGGATAAGGCCGGAGTGGCCGGGCCTGTGGTGTTCGCCGACGCCAGCGCCTTTGCGATTCCTGCGGCGGGAACCGATGGCGCAGGTCGCAACATCTTCATCTCGCCGGGCTATTGGAACGTTGATCTGGGCATTAACAAAACGTTCCAGATGACCGAGCGCTTCAAACTCGATTTCCGCGCAGAGATGTTCAATGCTTTCAATCACACCAACTTCGACAATCCGCGCGATGCGTCGACCGGTTCGCCGAGCATTCTCTCGACGGTTTTCGGTCAAACGTGCTGTGCGGCGGTCGCTCCGCCAACCACCCAGACGATCATCCAAACGGGTGAAGCGGCGCGCGTGATTCAGCTCGCGCTGAAGTTGAAGTTCTAA
- a CDS encoding GNAT family N-acetyltransferase has translation MNPEFTTTPLPISFRKAVVEETDFVAKLVNSAYRGDSSKAGWTSEADLLDGQRTDPQEILSLIQDANSMILLCLQGDEIIGSVLLEKQEAAAYLGMFVVRPDLQGNGIGKQFLCAAEQNAQREWGVAKITLSVITLRPELIAFYQRRGYRRTGNLLPFPDEPAAGIPRVPNLQFEMLEKDL, from the coding sequence ATGAACCCTGAATTTACGACAACGCCATTGCCAATTTCATTTCGCAAAGCCGTCGTTGAAGAAACGGACTTTGTCGCCAAGCTGGTGAATTCCGCGTATCGCGGAGATTCCAGCAAGGCGGGTTGGACTTCCGAAGCGGATTTGCTGGATGGACAGCGTACTGATCCGCAAGAAATTCTAAGCCTGATTCAAGATGCCAACTCCATGATTTTGCTGTGCCTGCAAGGCGATGAAATCATAGGGTCCGTCCTGCTTGAAAAACAGGAAGCTGCTGCGTATTTGGGAATGTTTGTGGTGCGGCCTGATTTGCAAGGCAACGGCATCGGCAAGCAGTTTCTTTGTGCGGCGGAACAGAATGCGCAACGGGAATGGGGCGTTGCGAAAATCACATTGTCCGTGATCACGCTCCGACCGGAACTGATCGCGTTTTATCAACGGCGCGGGTATCGCCGCACAGGCAACCTGCTTCCCTTCCCGGACGAACCTGCCGCCGGGATTCCGCGAGTTCCGAATCTACAATTTGAAATGCTGGAAAAAGACCTCTGA